The proteins below are encoded in one region of Deltaproteobacteria bacterium:
- a CDS encoding type II toxin-antitoxin system VapC family toxin — MASSVYVETTIVSYLTARPSRDLVQRAHQQLTRRWWRTRRTQFDLYVSPPVLQEAAGGDSRRAQKRLAALKAIPVLEATPEALRLATALVAAGTMPEQAAVDATHIAIATAHGMDYLLTWNCTHIANATMRSSIERICRNAGYEPPILCTPEELMED; from the coding sequence ATGGCGTCAAGCGTGTATGTCGAAACGACGATTGTCAGCTACCTCACGGCGCGTCCGAGTCGCGACCTCGTTCAACGGGCACACCAGCAACTGACCCGACGATGGTGGCGTACGCGGCGCACCCAGTTCGATCTCTACGTGTCTCCGCCTGTCCTCCAGGAAGCAGCGGGAGGGGATTCCCGCCGTGCGCAGAAGCGGCTCGCTGCGCTGAAGGCGATCCCTGTTCTTGAAGCCACACCAGAGGCGCTGCGCTTGGCGACCGCACTTGTGGCGGCTGGTACCATGCCGGAGCAAGCCGCCGTCGACGCAACGCACATCGCGATTGCAACGGCTCATGGTATGGATTACCTCCTGACGTGGAACTGTACGCACATTGCGAACGCCACAATGCGGAGCAGCATCGAACGTATCTGCCGCAACGCGGGCTACGAGCCGCCCATTCTGTGCACGCCC